In the Sus scrofa isolate TJ Tabasco breed Duroc chromosome 6, Sscrofa11.1, whole genome shotgun sequence genome, one interval contains:
- the THAP8 gene encoding THAP domain-containing protein 8 isoform X2: MPRYCRAPNCSNTAGRLGADHRPVSFYKFPLKDGPRLQAWLRHMGLEHWVPSCHQHLCSEHFAPSCFQWRWGVRYLRPDAVPSIFSPATFTERQENCGSTEKPVMPPPPPEATSLFPGSAGPAPGPVRLVVLGPASGGPEAPATVILTPLPLPPVPAGPRPGVSAQHRRAGLHAALRALQRRVWRLQRRHERHQGRLRALEQLAQQLCAESLLARARQGLLRALPGPQDSQAFTIICGGADIAVVLAQGPAPPTLDAKLELLDSQTPSA, from the exons GTTCCCACTGAAGGACGGCCCCAGGCTGCAGGCCTGGCTGAGGCACATGGGCCTTGAGCACTGGGTGCCCAGCTGCCACCAGCACCTGTGCAGCGAGCACTTCGCCCCCTCCTGCTTCCAGTGGCGCTGGGGGGTGCGCTACCTGCGGCCAGATGCTGTGCCCTCCATCTTCTCCCCGGCGACGTTCACCGAG AGGCAAGAGAATTGCGGAAGCACCGAGAAACCAGTCATGCCTCCGCCTCCGCCGGAGGCCACGTCCCTGTTCCCTGGCTCAGCCGGCCCGGCCCCGGGCCCCGTCCGCCTGGTGGTGCTGGGGCCAGCATCCGGAGGCCCCGAGGCCCCAGCCACCGTGATCCTGACTCCCCTACCCCTTCCGCCGGTTCCCGCGGGGCCGCGCCCTGGAGTCTCGGCCCAGCACCGCCGGGCTGGGCTGCACGCGGCGCTGAGAGCGCTGCAGCGGCGGGTGTGGAGGCTCCAGCGGCGCCACGAGCGGCACCAGGGGCGGCTGCGGGCTCTGGAACAGCTGGCGCAGCAGCTGTGCGCGGAGAGCCTGCTGGCACGGGCGCGCCAGGGCCTGCTGCGCGCG CTCCCTGGACCCCAGGATTCCCAAGCCTTCACCATCATCTGTGGAGGGGCTGACATTGCTGTGGTCCTAGCCCAAGGTCCTGCACCTCCCACGCTGGATGCCAAGCTTGAGCTCCTGGACTCTCAGACTCCCAGTGCATAA
- the THAP8 gene encoding THAP domain-containing protein 8 isoform X3: protein MPRFPLKDGPRLQAWLRHMGLEHWVPSCHQHLCSEHFAPSCFQWRWGVRYLRPDAVPSIFSPATFTERQENCGSTEKPVMPPPPPEATSLFPGSAGPAPGPVRLVVLGPASGGPEAPATVILTPLPLPPVPAGPRPGVSAQHRRAGLHAALRALQRRVWRLQRRHERHQGRLRALEQLAQQLCAESLLARARQGLLRALPGPQDSQAFTIICGGADIAVVLAQGPAPPTLDAKLELLDSQTPSA from the exons GTTCCCACTGAAGGACGGCCCCAGGCTGCAGGCCTGGCTGAGGCACATGGGCCTTGAGCACTGGGTGCCCAGCTGCCACCAGCACCTGTGCAGCGAGCACTTCGCCCCCTCCTGCTTCCAGTGGCGCTGGGGGGTGCGCTACCTGCGGCCAGATGCTGTGCCCTCCATCTTCTCCCCGGCGACGTTCACCGAG AGGCAAGAGAATTGCGGAAGCACCGAGAAACCAGTCATGCCTCCGCCTCCGCCGGAGGCCACGTCCCTGTTCCCTGGCTCAGCCGGCCCGGCCCCGGGCCCCGTCCGCCTGGTGGTGCTGGGGCCAGCATCCGGAGGCCCCGAGGCCCCAGCCACCGTGATCCTGACTCCCCTACCCCTTCCGCCGGTTCCCGCGGGGCCGCGCCCTGGAGTCTCGGCCCAGCACCGCCGGGCTGGGCTGCACGCGGCGCTGAGAGCGCTGCAGCGGCGGGTGTGGAGGCTCCAGCGGCGCCACGAGCGGCACCAGGGGCGGCTGCGGGCTCTGGAACAGCTGGCGCAGCAGCTGTGCGCGGAGAGCCTGCTGGCACGGGCGCGCCAGGGCCTGCTGCGCGCG CTCCCTGGACCCCAGGATTCCCAAGCCTTCACCATCATCTGTGGAGGGGCTGACATTGCTGTGGTCCTAGCCCAAGGTCCTGCACCTCCCACGCTGGATGCCAAGCTTGAGCTCCTGGACTCTCAGACTCCCAGTGCATAA